One region of Tachysurus vachellii isolate PV-2020 chromosome 11, HZAU_Pvac_v1, whole genome shotgun sequence genomic DNA includes:
- the LOC132854223 gene encoding proline-rich transmembrane protein 3 isoform X1 has translation MKGHEMEKAKKDADMKNGSHLLIRCALGKSSASMELLLMIPLLLALIQPTASQVYVNSSSYDGNTIRQTDQTQESLRPSHPIGWTDVPDQIMGPRAKTERNAFVGVYKDGDAISNGQPGAINYTVEETSTKPSEMHMKVDLTAHSLLPNNRTDGVLSQTQNFTVRPVTTVTIQKTGVSSAKETTTFVPMKQDSDRTTITEAETIAKKAVTDTNKEDLSISAVLFPTVISLVKSSTDSGQVQTSHTSLTTVSATYIKPSVGLEHQAKVSTATLANKKPSTSVHSPVVADRMNTSRDDLRDMQVGTTAKGHQSKESPPNSLSHNGTTTLIYTNMRTQPQSESTANLTTPQTKSITQLASTKMTTNQKSEGTASQGAVSTTSSQKTAEIKPSESTTKQKITADATTSQSTTLSLPMGRGRLLPVDNDARHVDKEHSLFLENIPSDNPGPTPPGNSCATGLGLCSSPEPPNIFSEINTSNRTLLVWADLSRTLSFAWELHVFGSAALFLLLTAGSALGLALAPSMHCPHRGALALANGLLLLTGIIRAIYFLVDPYGSRLLLPFSVVTALYTLPLPLLIWAQSAMVVLVLKGAEVVLMPPPLQHLPLLAVMAILQCTLLLAADLLSPALSPAVPIVLQTLTLSAGLVLCLGYIFLILPRLSNVQVSHTRDKGLGRSKMRVLVRVLAGCALLGALCCLMHAYTCFWLYGLLGDWRHFRWAWWLVQFWARLLELTWAFCLLLLSSWVFWRPQGGQTMRAPGQGVSAAGDLTSPCPSSNSSETHTCWAKIVQSLRGRPCRKSDSNGVGGASSGGVAGELPNNWAGQERSGVDISKSLIRNRDPPKESNHGRNQRSIEGSSGSLLRLQALSQPRQCSLSSSLDPEKESAISLYDFDLRPPSPIDLTRSIDEALHREHLLRGGSLFHSLGPPSPPPSPEPWLRRNSDPQLMLSDSSDEHTLLSESSAGLNRSIPSAVPSRQVTAPPTPTHQGPRWTSQAPVPSSISCPISLHPSPSMGRVLSPSTDDTRPFLTPDLDKVESDNGRERSYLRVSRHDDSASVSSDIIDL, from the exons ATGAAAGGACACGAGatggaaaaagcaaaaaagg ACGCAGACATGAAAAACGGCAGCCATTTGTTGATCAGGTGTGCTTTGGGAAAGTCAAGCGCTTCCATGGAGCTTCTGCTAATGATCCCCTTGCTTCTTGCTCTTATCCAACCAACTGCAAGCCAAGTGTATGTAAACTCTTCCTCATATGATGGCAACACCATAAGACAAACCGATCAGACACAGGAGAGCCTAAGGCCTTCTCATCCCATAGGCTGGACTGATGTACCTGACCAAATAATGGGTCCAAGAGctaagacagaaagaaatgctTTTGTTGGAGTCTATAAGGATGGAGACGCTATATCAAATGGGCAGCCAGGAGCTATTAATTATACAGTGGAGGAGACATCAacaaaaccttcagaaatgcatATGAAAGTTGATCTTACAGCACATTCCTTGTTACCAAACAACAGAACCGATGGTGTTCTAAGCCAAACTCAAAATTTCACAGTCAGGCCTGTTACCACAGTGACCATTCAAAAGACTGGAGTCTCTTCTGCAAAGGAAACAACTACATTTGTACCTATGAAACAAGATTCTGACAGAACTACAATAACAGAGGCAGAGACTATTGCCAAAAAAGCAGTTACTGACACCAATAAAGAAGACTTGTCAATATCAGCAGTATTATTCCCCACTGTAATTAGCTTAGTAAAGTCATCAACTGACTCTGGCCAAGTGCAGACGTCTCATACCTCTTTGACAACTGTGTCCGCCACTTATATAAAGCCTTCGGTTGGCTTAGAGCATCAGGCCAAAGTCTCAACTGCTACACTGGCCAACAAGAAACCATCGACATCAGTTCATTCCCCAGTGGTTGCTGATAGGATGAACACAAGTAGGGATGATCTAAGAG ATATGCAAGTCGGTACCACTGCAAAAGGACATCAATCAAAAGAAAGTCCACCAAATTCACTATCGCATAATGGAACCACTACCTTAATTTACACAAACATGAGGACACAACCACAAAGTGAATCCACAGCCAACTTGACTACCCCACAAACAAAAAGCATTACACAGCTAGCAAGCACAAAGATGACAACCAATCAGAAGTCAGAAGGAACTGCATCTCAAGGAGCAGTTTCTACCACAAGCAGCCAGAAAACAGCAGAGATCAAACCATCAGAAAGCACAACAAAGCAGAAAATCACAGCAG ATGCAACCACTTCTCAAAGCACAACTCTGTCTCTTCCCATGGGACGTGGACGTTTGTTACCAGTGGACAATGATGCGAGACATGTAGATAAAGAACATTCTCTATTTCTGGAGAATATACCATCAGATAATCCTGGACCCACCCCTCCTGGAAATTCCTGTGCCACTGGTTTGGGCCTCTGCTCTTCTCCTGAACCCCCAAACATATTCAGTGAAATTAACACCTCAAACCGGACCTTGCTGGTGTGGGCTGACCTGAGCCGCACGCTGTCATTTGCCTGGGAGCTGCATGTTTTTGGCTCTGCTGCCCTCTTCCTGCTTCTCACTGCTGGGTCTGCTTTGGGTTTAGCCCTGgctcccagcatgcactgccCTCACCGTGGGGCACTAGCACTCGCTAATGGCCTCCTGCTTCTTACAGGTATAATTCGAGCCATTTACTTTCTGGTTGATCCCTATGGTTCTCGTCTGCTTTTGCCGTTTTCAGTTGTCACAGCCTTGTACACATTACCATTGCCTCTCTTAATATGGGCGCAATCTGCAATGGTGGTGTTGGTGCTAAAAGGGGCTGAGGTCGTTTTGATGCCCCCACCTCTTCAGCATCTGCCTCTTCTGGCTGTGATGGCCATTCTCCAATGTACTCTACTGTTAGCTGCTGACCTACTATCTCCTGCATTATCACCTGCTGTACCAATTGTCCTGCAGACCCTTACCCTTTCTGCTGGGTTGGTACtgtgcctgggttacatattcTTGATTCTGCCACGGCTCTCAAATGTCCAGGTCAGCCATACCAGAGATAAAGGGCTCGGCAGGTCGAAAATGAGGGTGCTGGTACGTGTGCTAGCAGGGTGTGCTCTTCTAGGGGCACTGTGCTGTCTGATGCATGCTTACACATGCTTTTGGCTGTATGGACTGCTAGGGGACTGGCGCCACTTCCGTTGGGCTTGGTGGCTGGTTCAGTTCTGGGCACGACTGCTTGAACTTACATGGGCTTTCTGTCTTTTACTCCTGAGCTCCTGGGTTTTCTGGAGACCTCAAGGGGGCCAGACGATGAGAGCTCCAGGACAGGGAGTCAGTGCAGCAGGTGACCTCACCTCGCCCTGCCCATCCTCCAATtcatcagaaacacacacttgcTGGGCAAAGATTGTGCAAAGCCTCAGGGGGAGACCATGTAGGAAATCTGACAGCAATGGGGTGGGAGGGGCCAGTAGTGGTGGAGTAGCAGGGGAGCTGCCTAATAACTGGGCAGGGCAGGAACGCTCAGGTGTTGACATCAGCAAGAGCCTTATAAGAAACCGTGACCCACCCAAAGAAAGTAACCATGGACGCAACCAGAGAAGCATTGAGGGCTCATCTGGGTCATTGTTAAGGTTGCAAGCCCTCAGTCAACCACGCCAGTGCTCACTGAGCAGCAGTCTGGACCCGGAAAAAGAATCGGCCATCTCACTTTATGACTTTGACTTGCGTCCTCCATCTCCAATTGACCTGACTCGCAGCATTGATGAGGCACTGCACCGGGAGCATCTGCTCAGGGGGGGCAGCCTGTTCCATTCTCTGGGACCTCCATCACCACCTCCATCTCCTGAGCCTTGGCTGCGCAGGAACAGCGATCCTCAACTTATGCTCTCGGATAGCAGTGATGAGCATACTCTGCTAAGTGAGTCTTCTGCTGGCTTAAACCGCTCCATCCCCAGTGCTGTCCCAAGCAGGCAGGTAACAGCTCCTCCTACACCAACCCATCAAGGGCCACGCTGGACCTCTCAAGCTCCTGTGCCTTCCTCCATTTCTTGCCCCATCTCCCTGCACCCCTCTCCTAGTATGGGTCGAGTTTTGAGTCCCAGCACAGACGATACCAGACCTTTTCTCACCCCTGATTTAGATAAGGTGGAGTCAGACAATGGAAGGGAGAGGAGCTACCTGAGAGTCAGTCGCCATGATGACTCAGCGAGTGTCTCCAGTGACATAATCGATCTTTGA
- the LOC132854223 gene encoding proline-rich transmembrane protein 3 isoform X3, whose product MKNGSHLLIRCALGKSSASMELLLMIPLLLALIQPTASQVYVNSSSYDGNTIRQTDQTQESLRPSHPIGWTDVPDQIMGPRAKTERNAFVGVYKDGDAISNGQPGAINYTVEETSTKPSEMHMKVDLTAHSLLPNNRTDGVLSQTQNFTVRPVTTVTIQKTGVSSAKETTTFVPMKQDSDRTTITEAETIAKKAVTDTNKEDLSISAVLFPTVISLVKSSTDSGQVQTSHTSLTTVSATYIKPSVGLEHQAKVSTATLANKKPSTSVHSPVVADRMNTSRDDLRDMQVGTTAKGHQSKESPPNSLSHNGTTTLIYTNMRTQPQSESTANLTTPQTKSITQLASTKMTTNQKSEGTASQGAVSTTSSQKTAEIKPSESTTKQKITADATTSQSTTLSLPMGRGRLLPVDNDARHVDKEHSLFLENIPSDNPGPTPPGNSCATGLGLCSSPEPPNIFSEINTSNRTLLVWADLSRTLSFAWELHVFGSAALFLLLTAGSALGLALAPSMHCPHRGALALANGLLLLTGIIRAIYFLVDPYGSRLLLPFSVVTALYTLPLPLLIWAQSAMVVLVLKGAEVVLMPPPLQHLPLLAVMAILQCTLLLAADLLSPALSPAVPIVLQTLTLSAGLVLCLGYIFLILPRLSNVQVSHTRDKGLGRSKMRVLVRVLAGCALLGALCCLMHAYTCFWLYGLLGDWRHFRWAWWLVQFWARLLELTWAFCLLLLSSWVFWRPQGGQTMRAPGQGVSAAGDLTSPCPSSNSSETHTCWAKIVQSLRGRPCRKSDSNGVGGASSGGVAGELPNNWAGQERSGVDISKSLIRNRDPPKESNHGRNQRSIEGSSGSLLRLQALSQPRQCSLSSSLDPEKESAISLYDFDLRPPSPIDLTRSIDEALHREHLLRGGSLFHSLGPPSPPPSPEPWLRRNSDPQLMLSDSSDEHTLLSESSAGLNRSIPSAVPSRQVTAPPTPTHQGPRWTSQAPVPSSISCPISLHPSPSMGRVLSPSTDDTRPFLTPDLDKVESDNGRERSYLRVSRHDDSASVSSDIIDL is encoded by the exons ATGAAAAACGGCAGCCATTTGTTGATCAGGTGTGCTTTGGGAAAGTCAAGCGCTTCCATGGAGCTTCTGCTAATGATCCCCTTGCTTCTTGCTCTTATCCAACCAACTGCAAGCCAAGTGTATGTAAACTCTTCCTCATATGATGGCAACACCATAAGACAAACCGATCAGACACAGGAGAGCCTAAGGCCTTCTCATCCCATAGGCTGGACTGATGTACCTGACCAAATAATGGGTCCAAGAGctaagacagaaagaaatgctTTTGTTGGAGTCTATAAGGATGGAGACGCTATATCAAATGGGCAGCCAGGAGCTATTAATTATACAGTGGAGGAGACATCAacaaaaccttcagaaatgcatATGAAAGTTGATCTTACAGCACATTCCTTGTTACCAAACAACAGAACCGATGGTGTTCTAAGCCAAACTCAAAATTTCACAGTCAGGCCTGTTACCACAGTGACCATTCAAAAGACTGGAGTCTCTTCTGCAAAGGAAACAACTACATTTGTACCTATGAAACAAGATTCTGACAGAACTACAATAACAGAGGCAGAGACTATTGCCAAAAAAGCAGTTACTGACACCAATAAAGAAGACTTGTCAATATCAGCAGTATTATTCCCCACTGTAATTAGCTTAGTAAAGTCATCAACTGACTCTGGCCAAGTGCAGACGTCTCATACCTCTTTGACAACTGTGTCCGCCACTTATATAAAGCCTTCGGTTGGCTTAGAGCATCAGGCCAAAGTCTCAACTGCTACACTGGCCAACAAGAAACCATCGACATCAGTTCATTCCCCAGTGGTTGCTGATAGGATGAACACAAGTAGGGATGATCTAAGAG ATATGCAAGTCGGTACCACTGCAAAAGGACATCAATCAAAAGAAAGTCCACCAAATTCACTATCGCATAATGGAACCACTACCTTAATTTACACAAACATGAGGACACAACCACAAAGTGAATCCACAGCCAACTTGACTACCCCACAAACAAAAAGCATTACACAGCTAGCAAGCACAAAGATGACAACCAATCAGAAGTCAGAAGGAACTGCATCTCAAGGAGCAGTTTCTACCACAAGCAGCCAGAAAACAGCAGAGATCAAACCATCAGAAAGCACAACAAAGCAGAAAATCACAGCAG ATGCAACCACTTCTCAAAGCACAACTCTGTCTCTTCCCATGGGACGTGGACGTTTGTTACCAGTGGACAATGATGCGAGACATGTAGATAAAGAACATTCTCTATTTCTGGAGAATATACCATCAGATAATCCTGGACCCACCCCTCCTGGAAATTCCTGTGCCACTGGTTTGGGCCTCTGCTCTTCTCCTGAACCCCCAAACATATTCAGTGAAATTAACACCTCAAACCGGACCTTGCTGGTGTGGGCTGACCTGAGCCGCACGCTGTCATTTGCCTGGGAGCTGCATGTTTTTGGCTCTGCTGCCCTCTTCCTGCTTCTCACTGCTGGGTCTGCTTTGGGTTTAGCCCTGgctcccagcatgcactgccCTCACCGTGGGGCACTAGCACTCGCTAATGGCCTCCTGCTTCTTACAGGTATAATTCGAGCCATTTACTTTCTGGTTGATCCCTATGGTTCTCGTCTGCTTTTGCCGTTTTCAGTTGTCACAGCCTTGTACACATTACCATTGCCTCTCTTAATATGGGCGCAATCTGCAATGGTGGTGTTGGTGCTAAAAGGGGCTGAGGTCGTTTTGATGCCCCCACCTCTTCAGCATCTGCCTCTTCTGGCTGTGATGGCCATTCTCCAATGTACTCTACTGTTAGCTGCTGACCTACTATCTCCTGCATTATCACCTGCTGTACCAATTGTCCTGCAGACCCTTACCCTTTCTGCTGGGTTGGTACtgtgcctgggttacatattcTTGATTCTGCCACGGCTCTCAAATGTCCAGGTCAGCCATACCAGAGATAAAGGGCTCGGCAGGTCGAAAATGAGGGTGCTGGTACGTGTGCTAGCAGGGTGTGCTCTTCTAGGGGCACTGTGCTGTCTGATGCATGCTTACACATGCTTTTGGCTGTATGGACTGCTAGGGGACTGGCGCCACTTCCGTTGGGCTTGGTGGCTGGTTCAGTTCTGGGCACGACTGCTTGAACTTACATGGGCTTTCTGTCTTTTACTCCTGAGCTCCTGGGTTTTCTGGAGACCTCAAGGGGGCCAGACGATGAGAGCTCCAGGACAGGGAGTCAGTGCAGCAGGTGACCTCACCTCGCCCTGCCCATCCTCCAATtcatcagaaacacacacttgcTGGGCAAAGATTGTGCAAAGCCTCAGGGGGAGACCATGTAGGAAATCTGACAGCAATGGGGTGGGAGGGGCCAGTAGTGGTGGAGTAGCAGGGGAGCTGCCTAATAACTGGGCAGGGCAGGAACGCTCAGGTGTTGACATCAGCAAGAGCCTTATAAGAAACCGTGACCCACCCAAAGAAAGTAACCATGGACGCAACCAGAGAAGCATTGAGGGCTCATCTGGGTCATTGTTAAGGTTGCAAGCCCTCAGTCAACCACGCCAGTGCTCACTGAGCAGCAGTCTGGACCCGGAAAAAGAATCGGCCATCTCACTTTATGACTTTGACTTGCGTCCTCCATCTCCAATTGACCTGACTCGCAGCATTGATGAGGCACTGCACCGGGAGCATCTGCTCAGGGGGGGCAGCCTGTTCCATTCTCTGGGACCTCCATCACCACCTCCATCTCCTGAGCCTTGGCTGCGCAGGAACAGCGATCCTCAACTTATGCTCTCGGATAGCAGTGATGAGCATACTCTGCTAAGTGAGTCTTCTGCTGGCTTAAACCGCTCCATCCCCAGTGCTGTCCCAAGCAGGCAGGTAACAGCTCCTCCTACACCAACCCATCAAGGGCCACGCTGGACCTCTCAAGCTCCTGTGCCTTCCTCCATTTCTTGCCCCATCTCCCTGCACCCCTCTCCTAGTATGGGTCGAGTTTTGAGTCCCAGCACAGACGATACCAGACCTTTTCTCACCCCTGATTTAGATAAGGTGGAGTCAGACAATGGAAGGGAGAGGAGCTACCTGAGAGTCAGTCGCCATGATGACTCAGCGAGTGTCTCCAGTGACATAATCGATCTTTGA
- the LOC132854223 gene encoding proline-rich transmembrane protein 3 isoform X2, with translation MLMTVYRDADMKNGSHLLIRCALGKSSASMELLLMIPLLLALIQPTASQVYVNSSSYDGNTIRQTDQTQESLRPSHPIGWTDVPDQIMGPRAKTERNAFVGVYKDGDAISNGQPGAINYTVEETSTKPSEMHMKVDLTAHSLLPNNRTDGVLSQTQNFTVRPVTTVTIQKTGVSSAKETTTFVPMKQDSDRTTITEAETIAKKAVTDTNKEDLSISAVLFPTVISLVKSSTDSGQVQTSHTSLTTVSATYIKPSVGLEHQAKVSTATLANKKPSTSVHSPVVADRMNTSRDDLRDMQVGTTAKGHQSKESPPNSLSHNGTTTLIYTNMRTQPQSESTANLTTPQTKSITQLASTKMTTNQKSEGTASQGAVSTTSSQKTAEIKPSESTTKQKITADATTSQSTTLSLPMGRGRLLPVDNDARHVDKEHSLFLENIPSDNPGPTPPGNSCATGLGLCSSPEPPNIFSEINTSNRTLLVWADLSRTLSFAWELHVFGSAALFLLLTAGSALGLALAPSMHCPHRGALALANGLLLLTGIIRAIYFLVDPYGSRLLLPFSVVTALYTLPLPLLIWAQSAMVVLVLKGAEVVLMPPPLQHLPLLAVMAILQCTLLLAADLLSPALSPAVPIVLQTLTLSAGLVLCLGYIFLILPRLSNVQVSHTRDKGLGRSKMRVLVRVLAGCALLGALCCLMHAYTCFWLYGLLGDWRHFRWAWWLVQFWARLLELTWAFCLLLLSSWVFWRPQGGQTMRAPGQGVSAAGDLTSPCPSSNSSETHTCWAKIVQSLRGRPCRKSDSNGVGGASSGGVAGELPNNWAGQERSGVDISKSLIRNRDPPKESNHGRNQRSIEGSSGSLLRLQALSQPRQCSLSSSLDPEKESAISLYDFDLRPPSPIDLTRSIDEALHREHLLRGGSLFHSLGPPSPPPSPEPWLRRNSDPQLMLSDSSDEHTLLSESSAGLNRSIPSAVPSRQVTAPPTPTHQGPRWTSQAPVPSSISCPISLHPSPSMGRVLSPSTDDTRPFLTPDLDKVESDNGRERSYLRVSRHDDSASVSSDIIDL, from the exons ACGCAGACATGAAAAACGGCAGCCATTTGTTGATCAGGTGTGCTTTGGGAAAGTCAAGCGCTTCCATGGAGCTTCTGCTAATGATCCCCTTGCTTCTTGCTCTTATCCAACCAACTGCAAGCCAAGTGTATGTAAACTCTTCCTCATATGATGGCAACACCATAAGACAAACCGATCAGACACAGGAGAGCCTAAGGCCTTCTCATCCCATAGGCTGGACTGATGTACCTGACCAAATAATGGGTCCAAGAGctaagacagaaagaaatgctTTTGTTGGAGTCTATAAGGATGGAGACGCTATATCAAATGGGCAGCCAGGAGCTATTAATTATACAGTGGAGGAGACATCAacaaaaccttcagaaatgcatATGAAAGTTGATCTTACAGCACATTCCTTGTTACCAAACAACAGAACCGATGGTGTTCTAAGCCAAACTCAAAATTTCACAGTCAGGCCTGTTACCACAGTGACCATTCAAAAGACTGGAGTCTCTTCTGCAAAGGAAACAACTACATTTGTACCTATGAAACAAGATTCTGACAGAACTACAATAACAGAGGCAGAGACTATTGCCAAAAAAGCAGTTACTGACACCAATAAAGAAGACTTGTCAATATCAGCAGTATTATTCCCCACTGTAATTAGCTTAGTAAAGTCATCAACTGACTCTGGCCAAGTGCAGACGTCTCATACCTCTTTGACAACTGTGTCCGCCACTTATATAAAGCCTTCGGTTGGCTTAGAGCATCAGGCCAAAGTCTCAACTGCTACACTGGCCAACAAGAAACCATCGACATCAGTTCATTCCCCAGTGGTTGCTGATAGGATGAACACAAGTAGGGATGATCTAAGAG ATATGCAAGTCGGTACCACTGCAAAAGGACATCAATCAAAAGAAAGTCCACCAAATTCACTATCGCATAATGGAACCACTACCTTAATTTACACAAACATGAGGACACAACCACAAAGTGAATCCACAGCCAACTTGACTACCCCACAAACAAAAAGCATTACACAGCTAGCAAGCACAAAGATGACAACCAATCAGAAGTCAGAAGGAACTGCATCTCAAGGAGCAGTTTCTACCACAAGCAGCCAGAAAACAGCAGAGATCAAACCATCAGAAAGCACAACAAAGCAGAAAATCACAGCAG ATGCAACCACTTCTCAAAGCACAACTCTGTCTCTTCCCATGGGACGTGGACGTTTGTTACCAGTGGACAATGATGCGAGACATGTAGATAAAGAACATTCTCTATTTCTGGAGAATATACCATCAGATAATCCTGGACCCACCCCTCCTGGAAATTCCTGTGCCACTGGTTTGGGCCTCTGCTCTTCTCCTGAACCCCCAAACATATTCAGTGAAATTAACACCTCAAACCGGACCTTGCTGGTGTGGGCTGACCTGAGCCGCACGCTGTCATTTGCCTGGGAGCTGCATGTTTTTGGCTCTGCTGCCCTCTTCCTGCTTCTCACTGCTGGGTCTGCTTTGGGTTTAGCCCTGgctcccagcatgcactgccCTCACCGTGGGGCACTAGCACTCGCTAATGGCCTCCTGCTTCTTACAGGTATAATTCGAGCCATTTACTTTCTGGTTGATCCCTATGGTTCTCGTCTGCTTTTGCCGTTTTCAGTTGTCACAGCCTTGTACACATTACCATTGCCTCTCTTAATATGGGCGCAATCTGCAATGGTGGTGTTGGTGCTAAAAGGGGCTGAGGTCGTTTTGATGCCCCCACCTCTTCAGCATCTGCCTCTTCTGGCTGTGATGGCCATTCTCCAATGTACTCTACTGTTAGCTGCTGACCTACTATCTCCTGCATTATCACCTGCTGTACCAATTGTCCTGCAGACCCTTACCCTTTCTGCTGGGTTGGTACtgtgcctgggttacatattcTTGATTCTGCCACGGCTCTCAAATGTCCAGGTCAGCCATACCAGAGATAAAGGGCTCGGCAGGTCGAAAATGAGGGTGCTGGTACGTGTGCTAGCAGGGTGTGCTCTTCTAGGGGCACTGTGCTGTCTGATGCATGCTTACACATGCTTTTGGCTGTATGGACTGCTAGGGGACTGGCGCCACTTCCGTTGGGCTTGGTGGCTGGTTCAGTTCTGGGCACGACTGCTTGAACTTACATGGGCTTTCTGTCTTTTACTCCTGAGCTCCTGGGTTTTCTGGAGACCTCAAGGGGGCCAGACGATGAGAGCTCCAGGACAGGGAGTCAGTGCAGCAGGTGACCTCACCTCGCCCTGCCCATCCTCCAATtcatcagaaacacacacttgcTGGGCAAAGATTGTGCAAAGCCTCAGGGGGAGACCATGTAGGAAATCTGACAGCAATGGGGTGGGAGGGGCCAGTAGTGGTGGAGTAGCAGGGGAGCTGCCTAATAACTGGGCAGGGCAGGAACGCTCAGGTGTTGACATCAGCAAGAGCCTTATAAGAAACCGTGACCCACCCAAAGAAAGTAACCATGGACGCAACCAGAGAAGCATTGAGGGCTCATCTGGGTCATTGTTAAGGTTGCAAGCCCTCAGTCAACCACGCCAGTGCTCACTGAGCAGCAGTCTGGACCCGGAAAAAGAATCGGCCATCTCACTTTATGACTTTGACTTGCGTCCTCCATCTCCAATTGACCTGACTCGCAGCATTGATGAGGCACTGCACCGGGAGCATCTGCTCAGGGGGGGCAGCCTGTTCCATTCTCTGGGACCTCCATCACCACCTCCATCTCCTGAGCCTTGGCTGCGCAGGAACAGCGATCCTCAACTTATGCTCTCGGATAGCAGTGATGAGCATACTCTGCTAAGTGAGTCTTCTGCTGGCTTAAACCGCTCCATCCCCAGTGCTGTCCCAAGCAGGCAGGTAACAGCTCCTCCTACACCAACCCATCAAGGGCCACGCTGGACCTCTCAAGCTCCTGTGCCTTCCTCCATTTCTTGCCCCATCTCCCTGCACCCCTCTCCTAGTATGGGTCGAGTTTTGAGTCCCAGCACAGACGATACCAGACCTTTTCTCACCCCTGATTTAGATAAGGTGGAGTCAGACAATGGAAGGGAGAGGAGCTACCTGAGAGTCAGTCGCCATGATGACTCAGCGAGTGTCTCCAGTGACATAATCGATCTTTGA